The following are from one region of the Anabas testudineus chromosome 2, fAnaTes1.2, whole genome shotgun sequence genome:
- the nanos2 gene encoding nanos homolog 2 has translation MTTRRPVGVQCAFASDRDCFDMWHDYMNLGRLVQRLCSRREVDHGATEGPQKEPTAPWSLIQASSQREDAESSPASSISDTSSGTSSDYCRFCKQNGESPRVYRSHKLKSDDRKVICPVLRSYTCPICGATGDHAHTIRYCPKKQRQEDARMLTGSRFW, from the coding sequence ATGACAACGAGAAGACCAGTGGGTGTCCAGTGCGCCTTCGCCTCGGACAGGGACTGCTTCGACATGTGGCATGACTACATGAACCTGGGCAGACTGGTACAGAGGCTGTGCAGCAGGCGTGAGGTGGACCACGGAGCCACCGAGGGGCCACAGAAAGAACCGACGGCGCCGTGGAGCCTCATCCAAGCTTCATCTCAGCGAGAGGATGCGGAGAGCAGCCCCGCCAGCAGCATCTCGGACACCAGCAGCGGGACTTCGTCAGACTACTGCCGCTTCTGCAAGCAGAACGGGGAGAGTCCGAGGGTGTACCGGTCACACAAGCTGAAATCAGACGACAGGAAAGTCATCTGCCCTGTGCTCCGCAGCTACACCTGTCCCATCTGTGGAGCCACCGGGGACCACGCTCACACAATCCGGTACTGCCCGAAGAAGCAGCGGCAGGAGGACGCGAGGATGCTGACAGGGTCCAGATTCTGGTAG